The Glycine soja cultivar W05 chromosome 4, ASM419377v2, whole genome shotgun sequence genomic sequence CGAATCCCGGGCTCTCTGGTCCTGGAAACAGCCAGCGTGGAGCAATTGATACTGGAGCTGAAAAAGATCCAGTCTCCAGTGTTGGCAATGGAATGAACTTCAATAATTCTTCGTCCACATTTGTACAGTCAAGTATAGTGAATGCTGCTTCCTCTGGTCAAGGTCAGGGTCAACAATTTTCAAACCCTTCTAGTAACCAGCTGTTGCAAGATCAACAACATTCCCAACAGCTTGAACCTCAAAATTTCCAACATGGTCAGCAGTCAATGCAACAGTTCTCTGCTCCCCTGAATACACAGCAACCGCCGCAGCCGCAGCagcattttcaatcaattcgaGGAGGGATGGGTGGTATGGGACCTGTAAAGCTGGAGCAGGTAAGCAATGATCAACTCGGacaacagcagcagcagcagttgCAATCCTTGAGGAATTTAGCTTCAGTGAAGTTGGAACCACAACAAATGCAGACAATGAGAACTCTGGGACCTGTTAAAATGGAGCCTCAGCATTCTGATCAACCATTATTTatgcagcagcagcaacaacagcagcaacagCAACAGTTTCTCCACATGTCAAATCAATCGTCTCAGGCTGCTGCTGCCCAGATCAATCTTTTGCGCCATCACAGGCTTTTACAGTTACAACAACAACACCAGCAGCAACAACTCTTGAAGGCAATGCCACAACAGCGGTCCCAACTACCACAACAATTTCAACAGCAGAATATGCCTATGAGATCTCCTGTGAAGCCAGCATATGAACCAGGGATGTGTGCTAGGCGGCTGACACATTACATGTATCAGCAACAACATAGACCTGAAGTAAGAACCAATCTGTGTGTGTAAATCGTATATCTTATTAAGAGATATTTACACTTTGATTTTATGTAGGATAACAATATTGATTTCTGGAGAAAGTTTGTTGCTGAGTATTTTGCTCCTAATGCCAAAAAGAAATGGTGTGTTTCAATGTATGGAAGTGGAAGACAAACAACTGGAGTTTTCCCTCAGGTCTGTTCTAGAGAAAACCTTATAAACTAATTCTCAATGCTGTCTAACTTTATCTAAGTTCATGAATTAATTGTCTAATGGCATGTTTGATTGTACTATATTCAGTGATTAGCATCttgattttgttgttgtgatTGTCATATTGTAATGTATAAGGATTTGGGTGATTATTTTCTTACATGTTGCCACATATAGTTTATGGTATTCAAGGAACCAGATATAGTAGTTTCACTGATGCTAAACATTAGTTTAACCTAAAAAATgaattctttaaatattttcagGATGTATGGCACTGCGAAATATGTAATCGCAAGCCTGGCCGTGGATTTGGTAAGTTATGTTTTTTGGGGTTATTTTTTCTGCATTTCCCTGCTCAGTCTATTTTTGGTTGTTCACTGTTTGAATGTTGTCATCTTAAAATATTTGTCAAATATATGTAAATATGATTGAGTTGTGCTATTCACTTTCTGAatggtcaatttttttttcttttccagaaGCAACTGTTGAGGTTCTTCCACGGCTTTTCAAGATAAAGTATGAAAGTGGTACTTTGGAAGAACTACTTTATGTTGACATGCCTCGTGAATATCATAATTCCTCTGGTCAGATTGTTCTAGATTATGCAAAAGCAATACAAGAAAGTGTTTTTGAGCAACTTCGTGTTGTTCGTGATGGCCAACTTCGAATAGTTTTCTCTCCGGACCTGAAGGTTATACATACAATTATAGAAATATTAACATTCTAATATTCAATGAAAAATGCTTATATGTTATTGTCATTATTGACTTTCTTAATATGAAAGAAAGATTAATTGGCATTCTCTTGTTATTTCATTTGCAGATATGTTCTTGGGAATTTTGTGCTCGGCGCCATGAGGAGCTCATACCCAGGAGATTGTTGATACCACAGGTTGCCAGTAATTGCATTATGAGAGGGCTTTGTAATTATAACTATTAAATTAGATTCTCTGTTTAGTTAAATAGACAAACATACTTGGCTGAttgaatattgattaataaacccATTTATTATCTGTTGACTATTAGTCTCGATGATTTTTCCCATCACTGTAGGTCTGCAATAAGTTTTGAGACTGGCATTTGATTAGATGTTTGCTAGGATCTATGGATTCCTGGTTTTGTTGCTAGTATTgtgattattattttgttggGAATGCCTTTTGTAATGCTGGTTTTATACTCTATAGATTTTGCCAGAAAAGTTCTTGGCCATGCATTTAGATATTATACATTATGGTTATTCTTGTCTTtacttatcattattattattattattattattatatatatatatatacaggtTAGTCAGCTTGGAACGGTTGCTCAAAAATACCAGTCTTTTACTCAAAATGCAACACCCAATGTATCTGTTCCCGAATTACAAAATAATTGCAATATGTAAGTCCATTTTGCATTTActctttatgttaatttttgagtcttattttaattttctatttatactGATGCCTGCCTTCTTTAAAACttgactatttttttgttttaattatctTGTACCTTGTTAAAGAAACATGGAATGGGTGTGACTTACTTCCTTTTGAATATGGATTCATGAGAATGTTTCATCATGTTTATCTCCTTTAGAGCCACTCCAACTGGAGTTTCTACTACTGCTCTTACAAATAAGAATTGGTTCTTTCTAAATTTGCAGCATTGGAGTTCTACGAGTTGGATCCTTGTGTAAGAACGGTTCTTTCATAAGAACTGCGATCTTGTTATTagagaaacatttttttagtttcagaTTCAACTTGAGGAAAGTAACTATCATTTACCTTCTTCTCTGCCGGGGCCTCTTCGATGACCTTCTCCTCCGCCCATTAGCCTGTGTTGTCAGGATCCCAAGTAAAATTGTGTACTCGCATGATTTCACGATCTTGCTCCCTGCTTCCGAGCTGGATTGGGGGTAAAATCGTGAAGCGGTTGGATTGAAGATTGTAGTAGGAATGGATCAAAATTGTGAAATTGGATGTTTTTTCAATCTTGCTTGCTAGATTTTTCCAGTTCAGCATGCAGACCCGCTTTTCCCCCAAGTTTGTTTAACCTATTTTTTTGTTGCCCTAAATTAATACTTTCTGCTTCTTCCCCATTTTCAAACCTAGATGAACACTGCCcagcttttctcttttttcctctTCAATTCTCTCTGTCTCTCGGCCTCTGCTTTTTGTCTCTCTCAGTCTTGACCTGACCCTCTTTCTGCTATGATTATTTGCTGCTGTGCACCTGTGTCTGTGGTGTGCGTTCAGTCTCTCAGGCCCTGATACTCAACCGTCTCTCTCTGGCCTGCTGTGACTTTGACTATGGGATCTGATTTGCACTCTTGTTTTGCTTACTGTGAGTGAGATTTGCCGTGTTTTGCCTTCTCTTGTTTTCTACATTTTGTTCTCACTGAACCATGACATATGTGGCTCTAAACTCTTATTTTTCAGCCACCACCTCTCTCCATCATCTTTAGTATTTTTCCCCTTAAAACTCATGAGTTGGTTTTTATTTGTGATATCTTCTCTACTGTgtcttttattatattatttaatttttttgttatatttgctttctgtttttttttcataattattataaaatatagaatAGACTgagatattaatatttaataatacttgtacaatatttataaaataatataataagtataaaataactatttaatttattaactggattttagttatattattatatttattagctaattatactatcatttatcatacttttgcatcaaaatatatttttcatatttttggtaGGATCTTATGATCCTTGTTATGATCCCACATTTACGATCTTGCAATCTTCCTGCTGATCTTGACAACATTGCTGTTAGGAGTTTCTCCGCTGCTTTTGCAGTGCTCAGATCTTGATTTGCCATTTTCCGCAACCTTAACAATGGATTTGAGCGATTCACCTACTGATTTGTGTGTTTTGTATCTGTTTTCCCTAGATTTGGGTGTGACTAAACTGTGTTTATTGTCATTATTAATGTTTGCCGTGTTTTGAaatgtttgtaattttttgtaaCGTTCTCTTAGGCAATTTTTTAATGTTCGAGTGACTAGTTCTACTTTTAATGTATGGTGTGTAAAGCTGAAaccttttgttttgttattttttagcttccttttaattttgaggcttgaaaaaatatcataaatttttaatatatatatatatatatatatatataaatattttccaaaaatattattgtgaaaaatttattgaaactatattttttttgcatatttattttttcaaaattaaaatataaatggatTATTatcttgaaataaaaatacatataaaaatatgaagatgTGATGTAATGTGTGGGACCCAATTTAAGTTCTTAGTGAGTTCATCATTGGAGTAAAAAATTACTGAGGTTCTTAAATATGATGTGGTTGTGTAGGGTCCACTAAAAGTAGGTTTAAAACCCATGGATGAGTTTGGGATTGGAGATGCACTTAGTAAAATGTATTCTGCAATTCGTTCTACACTTTTTTTAGACCTTTTTGGTGGTCAATTCGCTTGTATATGATAAACCTTGGTTGACCTGTTCTTGAAAATAGCGTTAAGAATTAAGATGTCCCATACTGCCTAGGAATATGGCCAGAATACTCCATATAGGACTTGGGCAATCATCCTCCCTTTAGTAAGCCTTCTGGAGTTAGGCCAATCTGTTTCTAATATATAGatttgtatattttgattttgtttcattctcaataaaaagtctttttccttGGTTATTATGGGAGTGTTGGATTCTGGTCTTGCTGCTGTGAGGAATTGTGGTGACTTTGCACGTGAGTCTCACCGTCACAACATTCAGTGACATGTTGCATGCTTTACACAgccatttcctatttttgtatATTCTGTTTTCTGCTGGTTGTGTTGTGTCTACTGTCTACAATTTAGATTGCACTAGTCCTTTTTCTTGATCTCTTTTTGGTCCAAGTCTAAATTAATTAGGTTTGCTTTTTATGAAAGTTTctgttttttcttctaatatttttatatgcttCCTTTCCAGGTTTGTTGCATCAGCCCGTCAGTTGGCTAAAGCCTTAGAAGTACCATTGGTTAATGATTTAGGATATACAAAGAGATACGTGCGCTGCCTACAGGTAGTGTTCCATTCTTAAGACATTGCTTACCACattttcaatgcttaattttaatctaGTTATTTGTGGGCAATCatgtatttatttccttttaatgTTTCAAATTGAACTTGGTTTCTTTTCCGGCTCTATTACATGTCTTTTGTGTTATCATCCCTGCCTGTTGAAATGttattttgtgaaattttgaacAGAACACCCCACTTGCCTTGGTTGTTTGAATAGGAAAACCTTACTTGGTCTTGTTTTTCGGATTCTCTCAATGTGATTGCAAATATAGCAATTATGCTGGTTACAGTTCATGTTTGTAATAAGATATCCTAAGTGAGGAATTGGGGCCCAGTAATTGCTGGCTGATATTTGATGGtgcttttatattttggttaaTAAATATACATCTGTATTTTTTGTAAGAGTTATTGTCAAGGGCTAAATAAATCAGGAATTCTGgctgtttgataaaaaaaaagaataaagttcATATTTTTCTGTTTGGATACAAATTCtgtatatatataagagagtaatgatatatttatctaaaatttttgaGTTTCATTTGGAGTATAATCTACAATGAACTCTATTCATATACTGAGTGAATAAAACAAACTTAGTTTATTGTTTCTTACTTGTTTATACTGCAGATATCAGAAGTGGTAAATAGTATGAAAGACTTGATAGATTACAGCAGAGAAACTGGGACTGGACCTATGGGTAAGTTAATGGTTTACTATTACTTATTTTGTTTGGATATGAATGTGTGTATTAATAATGCATCATTAAAAAGAGAGCAACTGTTCCCATACAATGTTCCAATGTTGATTTTccatttctaattaaaaaaatgaacattgTTTAGAAATTGAAAGTCTTGATGCATTTAATTCTATACTTTGGCTTTATATATTacagtttaaaattatttttggatattaattttgtttttctcaaGATTATCCTACTTGGTTGATATTTGTGTCGTGGGGCTTGCATCCAACCTTTCTAAGCTATGCCTAGTAATAGAATCAATTGAATTCCAGATGAAATTACCTTTGACAAAAGAAGGTTCTTGAAGATACGCAGATTGAAGATTGTTCATGATCTGGTTAAGAGTTGGTCTTGGTGACTAAAGTTGCTGTAAAAGTGTAGTTGTTAAATGTTAAGGGCATGTCTTTGGATTTTAGTGATAGTGGAGGACATTTTTATGGAAGATTGATTGAAGTTTCACAAAAGTGTATGGTTTGGAAGTTGTGAGAAGGAATTAAGTCTTGTTGAGCCTGCATGCAGTTTATGCCTTTAACAGTtaggggagagagagagagagagagagagagagaggaatagCCTAGTTACTTAACTATCAAGGAATAGCTAGTTTCTGTATAGCCTGTCCAACTGATTTATACATGGTTACAGAAATTGCAATGTAGTCCTGGTCTTTTGCTTTGGAATATGATTTGCAGTCATAGTTGGTATgacaataatgataaaaaaaagagatgttAAAGGGAATCAAGAGCAGATAATTAGAGTTCATAATGTCTCCCctaaagatttattttttggaGCTTACCTATTAGGCTATTACAACTTGAGAGAGTTGACGCCGATATTTGGGAGGAAAGACTTCTTTTGTTAGTTGTCTTACTTTCTACTCAAATCCTGTTTCTGGAGCCTGGTATCAATGTCTTTGATACTTTCCAACATTAAGATATCCTTGTGTCTATTTGGAGGGCGAAGGATGTGTAATAAATCactcattaaatattttctgaCAGGAAGGTTGTTAATGGATAATAGGTTTGAGGTCAAGATGCTGATGAAAGTTGACTGAACTTATTTGAGGAGCAAAACTTTTCCATCTTGTACCTTTTTATGTCCCAAGTATggaatcatttttgttttacatgAAATTGTTTATATGGGCAACCAATTCTGCAGTGATAtctctctttgatttctttACCTAGTTGGGG encodes the following:
- the LOC114410354 gene encoding transcriptional corepressor SEUSS-like, translated to MVPPGPPTPIGGAQSVSPSLLRSNSGMLGAQGGPMPPQSSFPSLVSPRTQFNNMNILGNMSNVTSILNQSFPNGVPNPGLSGPGNSQRGAIDTGAEKDPVSSVGNGMNFNNSSSTFVQSSIVNAASSGQGQGQQFSNPSSNQLLQDQQHSQQLEPQNFQHGQQSMQQFSAPLNTQQPPQPQQHFQSIRGGMGGMGPVKLEQVSNDQLGQQQQQQLQSLRNLASVKLEPQQMQTMRTLGPVKMEPQHSDQPLFMQQQQQQQQQQQFLHMSNQSSQAAAAQINLLRHHRLLQLQQQHQQQQLLKAMPQQRSQLPQQFQQQNMPMRSPVKPAYEPGMCARRLTHYMYQQQHRPEDNNIDFWRKFVAEYFAPNAKKKWCVSMYGSGRQTTGVFPQDVWHCEICNRKPGRGFEATVEVLPRLFKIKYESGTLEELLYVDMPREYHNSSGQIVLDYAKAIQESVFEQLRVVRDGQLRIVFSPDLKICSWEFCARRHEELIPRRLLIPQVSQLGTVAQKYQSFTQNATPNVSVPELQNNCNMFVASARQLAKALEVPLVNDLGYTKRYVRCLQISEVVNSMKDLIDYSRETGTGPMESLAKFPRRTSGSSGPRGQAQQHEEQLQQQQQQQMVAHNSNGDQNSVQAAAMQIASSNGMVSVNNTVNPASTLTSTSTIVGLLHQNSMNSRQPNSMNNASSPYGGSSVQIPSPGSSSTVPQAQPNSSPFQSPTPSSSNNPPQTSHPALTSANHMSTTNSPANISMQQQQPSISGEPDPSDAQSSVQKIIHEMMMSSQINGNGGMVGVGSLGNDVKNVNGILPVSANTGLNGGNGLVGNGTMNSNSGVGVGNYGTMGLGQSAMPNGIRSAMVNNSIMNGRGGMASLARDQAMNHQQDMSNQLLSGLGAVGGFSNLQFDWKPSP